A window of the Leishmania infantum JPCM5 genome chromosome 18 genome harbors these coding sequences:
- a CDS encoding putative alpha glucosidase II subunit: MRRSHMAPIVFALLLLVTTVASAVTVVTTEGGLALEAIGYPNDVVRLTAKPGDKWTYQPDGIILPDAVALQATKGASDAQWSIPHGKCMLTISMAPPHVRFEFSCHGSSLVEVTAFADAMAAPEVNFTFPAAQTMYGLAEHAADLPLRGGNVYEMYNTDTFQYSVNSTEALYGVIPFIMAYAPKSTCGVLFLNPSETNVGVSADSAAPSCQWKPEVGAIDIFFLPGPTPTKVQQQHAALTGATVMPPYFSLGLHQCRWNYLNTKDCLSVDEGFDTHNMPYDVLWLDIEHTDKKKYFTWDPYTFPDPKALTDALASKGRKLVTVRDPHVKRDEGYYVHNEAQKGGYYVKDASGEDYVGKCWPGSSSWPDFFNTRTRVWYSQFFHDDRYPGGSRDIHTWVDMNEPSVFGGERGTMPKTAVHSLDNGHTVEHRFVHNAYSFYSVQAVHKGMLEAGGPNTAPERPFILTRSFFSGSQRYAAMWTGDNMARWDHLENSIPELLSLSISNYPFCGCDIGGFFFDPEEELFVRWMQAGVFVPFYRAHSHLDTKRREPWTFSAEAQSLVRSALALRYAMLPYLYTTFYHAHTEGNTIMRPLFYEFPRQSELREVQNTYLFGPSILVRPVVKPSVTEVTVPLPKEALWYNYFSGELAVGQHTMPVDKDTIPMFLRGGHIVPMKLRLRRSSFAARLDPFTLFVALNAQGNSYGDLYIDDGTTYDYKKGAFVHRAFSYSNQVLQNSAYPNSPGTSGLYNAVNAVERVVIYGYVGKVSKAVLNTRVDETEVATPLEFEQLGQTVVVRKPSVLVAADWIISFENE; the protein is encoded by the coding sequence ATGCGACGTTCTCATATGGCCCCGATTGTTTTTGCACTACTCCTGCTGGTGACCACCGTCGCCTCGGCGGTGACCGTGGTAACGACAGAGGGCGGTCTGGCATTGGAGGCGATCGGCTACCCAAACGATGTGGTGCGACTGACTGCGAAGCCGGGGGACAAGTGGACATATCAGCCCGATGGCATCATCCTGCCAGACGCTGTGGCATTACAGGCTACCAAAGGAGCTAGCGATGCGCAGTGGAGCATCCCACACGGGAAGTGCATGCTGACGATTAGCATGGCGCCTCCGCATGTGCGCTTCGAGTTCTCGTGCCACGGGAGCTCACTCGTAGAGGTGACCGCATTCGCCgacgcgatggcggcgccggaggtCAACTTCACATTCCCTGCTGCACAGACGATGTACGGCCTGGCCGAACACGCAGCGGACCTGCCGCTGCGAGGGGGGAACGTGTACGAAATGTACAACACGGACACCTTCCAGTATTCGGTAAACAGTACCGAGGCGCTCTACGGCGTCATCCCCTTTATCATGGCGTACGCGCCGAAGTCCACGTGCGGCGTTCTCTTTCTCAACCCGTCTGAGACCAATGTGGGCGTCAGCGCCGACAGTGCGGCACCGTCGTGTCAATGGAAGCCCGAGGTCGGCGCGATCGACATCTTTTTCCTGCCGGGCCCCACTCCGACaaaggtgcagcagcagcacgcggctCTCACTGGAGCGACGGTGATGCCACCCTACTTCAGTCTGGGACTGCACCAGTGCCGCTGGAACTACTTGAACACGAAGGACTGCCTCTCCGTGGACGAGGGCTTCGATACTCATAATATGCCGTACGACGTGCTGTGGCTTGACATCGAGCACACAGACAAGAAAAAGTACTTCACGTGGGACCCCTACACCTTCCCTGACCCCAAGGCACTGACGGACGCCCTGGCGTCCAAGGGTCGAAAGTTGGTCACTGTCAGGGACCCGCACGTGAAGCGCGACGAGGGGTATTACGTGCACAATGAGGCTCAGAAGGGTGGCTACTACGTCAAAGATGCCTCTGGGGAGGACTACGTGGGCAAATGCTGGCCGGGGAGCAGCTCGTGGCCGGACTTCttcaacacacgcacgcgcgtctgGTACTCGCAGTTCTTCCACGATGACCGCTACCcgggcggcagccgcgacaTCCACACCTGGGTGGACATGAACGAGCCGTCAGTGTTCGGTGGCGAGAGGGGCACCATGCCCAAGACGGCGGTGCACAGCCTGGACAATGGCCATACCGTCGAGCATCGTTTTGTGCACAACGCGTACAGCTTCTACTCGGTCCAGGCTGTCCACAAAGGAATGCTCGAAGCCGGCGGCCCCAACACGGCGCCCGAGCGTCCTTTCATCCTTACGCGAAGCTTCTTTTCTGGGTCGCAGCGGTATGCGGCGATGTGGACGGGCGACAACATGGCCCGCTGGGACCACCTGGAGAACAGCATTCCAGAGCTGCTCTCCTTGTCCATCTCAAACTACCCtttctgcggctgcgacaTTGGTGGCTTCTTCTTCGAccccgaggaggagctgtTTGTGCGGTGGATGCAGGCCGGTGTCTTTGTGCCTTTTTACCGCGCCCACTCCCACCTCGATACGAAGCGTCGCGAGCCGTGGACGTTCTCGGCTGAGGCCCAGTCTCTTGTTCGAAGCGCCTTGGCGCTGCGGTACGCCATGCTGCCGTACCTCTACACTACTTTCTACCACGCGCATACCGAGGGCAACACCATCATGCGCCCTCTCTTCTACGAATTCCCTAGGCAGTCGGAGTTGCGCGAGGTGCAGAACACTTACCTCTTCGGCCCCTCCATTCTAGTGCGGCCAGTAGTGAAGCCGAGCGTGACGgaggtgacggtgccgctgcccaaGGAAGCGCTGTGGTACAACTACTTCTCGGGCGAGCTGGCAGTCGGACAGCACACAATGCCAGTGGACAAAGATACGATACCGATGTTCCTGCGTGGTGGCCACATTGTCCCAATGAAGTTGCGGcttcggcgcagcagctttgCAGCCCGCCTGGACCCTTTCACGCTCTTCGTGGCCCTCAACGCGCAGGGAAACAGCTACGGGGACCTGTACATTGACGATGGTACCACCTACGATTACAAAAAGGGCGCCTTTGTGCACCGCGCGTTCTCCTACTCGAATCAGGTGCTCCAGAACAGCGCCTACCCGAACTCCCCGGGGACCTCAGGGCTTTACAACGCCGTCAACGCCGTCGAGCGTGTTGTGATCTACGGCTACGTTGGCAAGGTCAGCAAGGCGGTCTTGAACACCCGCGTGGACGAGACGGaggtggcgacgccgctcgAGTTCGAGCAGCTGGGACAGACCGTGGTTGTCCGCAAGCCCAGCGTCCTCGTGGCGGCCGACTGGATCATCTCGTTTGAGAATGAATAG
- a CDS encoding putative serine/threonine protein phosphatase type 5, giving the protein MEESDHLKQEGNAYFQEKKFQHAVESYSQAIEAHKTPTLLCNRAFAYLKLELPGAALVDAQEAIEIDPGFVKAYYRKASAHLLLGKFKDAQKEFAAVLKLVPTEKDARQKYDLCEKELKRIRFENAIKSKDGEPVSTTIKLGAIAASYDGPRIENDTITVQFVEAMQEHFRVEKKIDRRDVVFMLLEVLKLFKSYPNFVTVTVPDGEDITVCGDTHGQFYDLLNIFKLNGKPSPTNRYLFNGDFVDRGSYSVENVLTLFAYKLLYPEHVFLSRGNHEGLSMNRVYGFEGEVRAKYSAEVFDLFSEVFNALPTGHIINDEVFVVHGGLYSRDDVTIADLQKPNRFRDIPENGLICESLWADPQPMPGRTPSKRGVDCPSFGPDVTENFLKNNNLKLVVRSHEVKEDGYEVDHNGKCITVFSAPNYCDQMGNKGAFIRFTGGTMKPKYTTFTHVAHPGKRPMQYACGAGLF; this is encoded by the coding sequence ATGGAGGAGTCTGACCACCTGAAGCAGGAAGGCAACGCGTACTTCCAGGAAAAGAAGTTTCAGCACGCGGTAGAGTCGTACTCGCAGGCCATTGAGGCGCACaagacgccgacgctgctgtgcaacCGCGCCTTTGCCTACCTGAAGTTGGAGCTGCCCGGAGCGGCACTTGTAGATGCACAAGAGGCGATCGAGATCGACCCTGGCTTTGTGAAGGCGTACTACCGCAAGGCGTCTGCCCACCTGTTGCTTGGCAAGTTCAAGGATGCGCAGAAGGAGTTCGCCGCCGTTCTTAAGCTTGTGCCCACCGAGAAGGATGCCCGACAAAAGTATGACCTGTGCGAAAAGGAGCTCAAGCGCATTCGCTTCGAGAACGCCATCAAGTCCAAGGACGGCGAGCCGGTATCTACTACCATCAAGCTCGGTGCCATCGCTGCGTCGTACGATGGGCCGCGCATCGAGAATGACACGATTACGGTGCAGTTCGTGGAGGCGATGCAGGAGCACTTCCGCGTTGAGAAAAAGATAGATCGCCGTGACGTCGTCTTTATGCTGCTGGAGGTTTTAAAGCTGTTTAAGTCGTACCCCAATTTCGTCACAGTCACAGTGCCAGACGGCGAGGACATTACCGTTTGCGGTGACACGCATGGCCAGTTCTACGACCTGCTCAACATATTCAAGCTGAATGGCAAGCCGTCGCCGACAAACCGCTACCTCTTTAACGGCGACTTTGTCGATCGTGGATCCTACTCGGTGGAGAACGTGCTCACCTTGTTCGCGTACAAGCTGCTGTACCCAGAGCacgtcttcctctctcgcggCAACCACGAGGGACTCTCGATGAACCGCGTCTACGGTTTTGAGGGAGAGGTGCGGGCCAAGTACTCGGCCGAGGTGTTTGATCTGTTCTCAGAGGTCTTCAACGCCCTCCCGACGGGGCACATCATCAACGATGAGGTGTTCGTCGTCCACGGCGGTCTCTACTCGCGCGACGACGTCACCATCGCCGACCTGCAGAAGCCGAATCGGTTTCGAGACATCCCCGAGAACGGTCTCATTTGTGAGAGTCTTTGGGCGGACCCACAGCCGATGCCGGGTCGCACACCGAGCAagcgcggcgtcgactgCCCATCTTTCGGCCCCGACGTCACGGAGAACTTCCTGAAGAATAATAATTTGAAGCTCGTCGTGCGCTCACACGAGGTGAAAGAGGACGGCTACGAGGTGGACCACAACGGCAAGTGCATCACCGTGTTCAGTGCCCCGAATTACTGCGACCAGATGGGCAACAAGGGCGCCTTCATTCGCTTCACGGGAGGCACGATGAAGCCCAAATACACCACCTTTACGCACGTGGCCCACCCTGGCAAGCGGCCAATGCAGTACGCCTGTGGAGCGGGTCTATTTTAA